The DNA segment GCTTCAAGGACGGTGGCCGCTTCGCGCTCGACGACAGCCAGCAGGCGCAAAGGGGCATGAGCGGCCTCGTCGTCGATGATGCACACACGCCCGCCGACCATTAAGGCCGCGAGAAATTGCCACACCGATATGTCGAACCGCTCGGATGCGTTTTGGACAACCGTGTCAGTCGCGGTCAGGCACAAGTCGCTGACCTTGGCGCGCAAGTGATTGACCAGGCCGGCCTGCTCGACCATGGCCCCTTTCGGCGTGCCGGTCGAGCCTGAGGTGAATATGACGTAGGCGCGGTTTCGCGGGCCGCCAGCCGCCGGGAAAGCGTCCGCCGGAATCTCCCGCTGCGTGGGCGTAGTCACCGGCAGCAAAGCTGGGCGCTCCTCCGCGGCCATGTCCGCGAGCGTCCGCGCGATTTCCGGCGCGGCTTCGTCTGTGGTCAGAATCACGCTGGCCCGGCTTCGGCGCAGAATTTCTTGCAGTCGCATAGAGGGGTCGGCAGGGTCAAGCGGCAGATAAGCCGCGCCGACCTTGAAGACCGCCAGCATAGCCGTCAGGAAATCGATGCCGCGCCCTGTCGCTACGCCCACCATGCCTTCCAGCCCGACCCCGTACGATTGCAGATGACAGGCCAGGTGATTGGCCCGGCGATGCAGTTCGCCATAGCTCACCTGCTCGTCCCGGCAGACGACCGCGATGGCGTCGGGGGTGCGTTCCGCCTGGGCAGCGAACAGGGGCAAAAAAGTCTCTCCCTCATCGTCCACGGCATGCGAATCATTCCACTCGGTGAGCAGTTGATGGCGGCAGGCCGGCGGCAACAGGTCGACCGCCGCCATCGGCTGATCGGGACGACTGACAACCGCTTCCACGAACATGCGGAAATGGCGTAACAGCCTGGCTATGGTCGTCGCGTTGAAGAGGTTCGAGTTATACCAGACGCGGGCCTGCATCTGATCGCCGATCTCATGAACGTAAAAGGCCAGGTCGTAATCGAGGTGGACGCCACGGTTCTCCGGCAGCCATTCCTGGCCCGGCAAAGCGGCGCTGTGGCTCGCGTCAGGCGATGATGGATGCTCCCGATCCAAGGCCGTGAGGCGAGAAAATCCCTCCATCGCCATCCCGAACAGCTCGCCTGTCCCGGTGCCCGATTGGGCCGGCCCCATGCCGAACTTGATTCGGAAAGGCGGCCCCGATCCGAGGTCCGCGCTGGCTCGTAAGGCTTCGACCATCTCTGCAAACGGGTAATCCGCGTGACTGTAGGCGGCCAGCGTCGTGCGGCGGACGGCCCTGATCAAATCGCGGAAGGTCGTGCAGCCGCGCAGCTGAGTACGCATGATCAAGGTGTTGAAAAAGGGGCCGATCAGCCCTTCGCATTCCGAGCGGTTGCGCGTCGAAAAGAGGGTGCCGACGCGAATGTCATCCAGCCCCGTTTGACGGGAAAGCATCCCTTTCAGCCCGGCCAGCAACGTCATAAACAGCGTCGCGCCTTCTTCGTGGGCCAATCTCTTGAGCGCCGCCGTCAAGGTGGCCGCGAGTTGCGTCCTCTGCCAGGCACCCAGGAAAGGCTGCCCCGTCCGCGGGCGGTCCGTCGGCAATTCCAGCTCAGGGCAACTGCCGCCGAGCGTCTCCCGCCAGTATGCAAGATGCGCCGCCGCCTCTTCGCCCTGCATCCACCGCTGGTGCCAGAGGGCAATATCACCACACTGAACCGGCAGCTCGACCAAAGGCGAAGGCGCGCCCTTGACGAAGGCTTTATATAAGCCTTCGCGCTCCGTCATGAAGACGGCGGCCGACCCCGCGTCAAAGACGATGTGATGGACCGTGTGCAGAAGCACCAGCTCATCGTGGTCCAGACTCAGAAACGTCATGCGCAGCGGACATTCTTTCTGTAGGTCGAACCGGCGCAGCTTTTCCTGCATGCCAAGCCGCGTGGCCTGCTTCCAGCGTTCAACCGGCGACAGGCCGCGCAGGTCAACCAG comes from the Blastocatellia bacterium genome and includes:
- a CDS encoding amino acid adenylation domain-containing protein, which codes for MNRTEDAASRIAGLSPAKLAMLARRLKEKKKPTERPPLIPRREASETVIPLLPSQQGVWLISHLQPEMPFYNLPGSWPFKGKVNLAALEQALNETVRRHEILRTSFPAVGGEPVQAITPAELLSVPLVDLRGLSPVERWKQATRLGMQEKLRRFDLQKECPLRMTFLSLDHDELVLLHTVHHIVFDAGSAAVFMTEREGLYKAFVKGAPSPLVELPVQCGDIALWHQRWMQGEEAAAHLAYWRETLGGSCPELELPTDRPRTGQPFLGAWQRTQLAATLTAALKRLAHEEGATLFMTLLAGLKGMLSRQTGLDDIRVGTLFSTRNRSECEGLIGPFFNTLIMRTQLRGCTTFRDLIRAVRRTTLAAYSHADYPFAEMVEALRASADLGSGPPFRIKFGMGPAQSGTGTGELFGMAMEGFSRLTALDREHPSSPDASHSAALPGQEWLPENRGVHLDYDLAFYVHEIGDQMQARVWYNSNLFNATTIARLLRHFRMFVEAVVSRPDQPMAAVDLLPPACRHQLLTEWNDSHAVDDEGETFLPLFAAQAERTPDAIAVVCRDEQVSYGELHRRANHLACHLQSYGVGLEGMVGVATGRGIDFLTAMLAVFKVGAAYLPLDPADPSMRLQEILRRSRASVILTTDEAAPEIARTLADMAAEERPALLPVTTPTQREIPADAFPAAGGPRNRAYVIFTSGSTGTPKGAMVEQAGLVNHLRAKVSDLCLTATDTVVQNASERFDISVWQFLAALMVGGRVCIIDDEAAHAPLRLLAVVEREAATVLEAVPSLVGAALDEIEEAAARPSLAALRWLLVTGEAVAPQICARWLSLYPDRPLLNAYGPTECSDDVTHYAIATPPAGEVLHMAIGRPVRNTRLYVLDASPSPVPIGVPGELYVGGKGVGRGYLDEPSRTAEVFIPDPYSSTPGARLYKTGDLACYRPDGNIEYRGRLDHQVKIRGYRIELAEIEVMLSRHPDVQQAVAVAREDRPGDKQLVAYVVAARQPVPTSAELSQFLGERLPDYMRPAAFVMLESLPLTPNGKLDRLALPAPTGLPPSDGEEWVAPDTPIERRLAEIWADMFNGKQVGIFDNFFHLGGHSIKAVRVINRINQAFNVNLSVRNVFEEPTIAGLALLIEETLIERLEVE